A portion of the Deinococcus peraridilitoris DSM 19664 genome contains these proteins:
- a CDS encoding 3-dehydroquinate synthase, with translation MMARTIQQVVEVTFRYPVEFTEHLFQLDNPVFRHAVAPGSSAKKVLVVVDDGVTKAHPSLVSDVQHYCATHQLNLVAPPLVLPGGERAKQDSAHVVTVQDAINTHGIDRHSYVVVVGGGAIIDLVGYAAATAHRGVRLVRVPTTVLSQNDSAVGVKNSVNAYGKKNWLGTFAPPAAVLNDRHFLTTLDDRDWLGGLSEAVKVALLKDAAFFAFLEEHATALRARDLAAMDHAVYRCAELHLQHIATSGDPFEQGSSRPLDFGHWAAHKLEALTRYELRHGEAVAIGIALDSTYAHLEGRLREEAWQRIVQLFLNLGLSVWHPLLSEKLDNPQDPGSLIAGLNEFREHLGGQLTITLLDDIGRGQEVHEMDHAVLKRAVSLLERIQKQGEVCPTPTPAR, from the coding sequence ATGATGGCGCGCACCATTCAGCAGGTGGTGGAGGTGACTTTCCGCTACCCCGTCGAGTTCACCGAGCACCTGTTTCAGTTGGACAACCCCGTCTTTCGTCACGCCGTCGCGCCGGGCAGTAGCGCAAAGAAAGTCCTCGTTGTCGTCGATGACGGCGTGACGAAAGCGCACCCTTCGCTGGTGTCCGACGTACAGCATTACTGCGCCACGCACCAGCTGAACCTGGTCGCCCCACCGCTCGTGCTGCCGGGCGGTGAGCGTGCCAAGCAGGACAGCGCACACGTCGTGACCGTTCAGGACGCCATCAACACCCACGGCATCGATCGGCACTCGTATGTGGTCGTGGTGGGCGGCGGCGCGATCATCGATCTGGTGGGGTACGCCGCCGCGACCGCGCACCGGGGGGTGCGCCTCGTGCGCGTTCCCACGACCGTGCTGTCGCAGAACGACTCGGCAGTGGGCGTCAAGAACAGCGTCAATGCCTACGGCAAGAAAAACTGGCTTGGCACCTTCGCTCCGCCGGCCGCCGTGCTCAATGACCGCCACTTCCTCACCACCTTGGACGACCGCGACTGGCTTGGCGGCCTGTCCGAAGCCGTCAAGGTCGCACTGCTGAAGGACGCGGCATTCTTCGCGTTTCTCGAAGAGCACGCGACGGCCCTGCGAGCGCGCGACCTCGCGGCCATGGATCACGCCGTGTACCGCTGCGCGGAGTTGCACCTGCAACACATCGCCACGAGCGGCGACCCTTTCGAGCAGGGTTCCTCGCGTCCGCTCGACTTCGGCCATTGGGCCGCCCACAAACTCGAAGCACTTACCAGGTACGAGCTGCGGCACGGCGAAGCGGTCGCGATCGGCATCGCGCTCGACAGCACCTACGCCCACCTGGAAGGCCGTCTGCGAGAAGAAGCCTGGCAGCGCATCGTGCAGCTCTTTCTGAACCTCGGGCTGAGCGTGTGGCACCCGCTGCTGAGCGAGAAGCTGGACAACCCCCAGGATCCCGGCAGCCTGATCGCAGGCCTGAACGAATTCCGTGAACACCTCGGTGGGCAGCTCACCATCACGTTGCTCGACGACATCGGACGGGGCCAGGAGGTCCACGAGATGGACCACGCTGTCCTGAAGCGCGCCGTCAGCCTGCTCGAGCGGATTCAGAAACAAGGAGAGGTATGCCCCACGCCAACACCTGCCCGCTAA
- a CDS encoding TatD family hydrolase: MNYIDLHAHMVSRTTDDYHKMALTGCLAVTEPAFWSGRDRLGAQAFADYFDHITTFEPARARQYGIAHYAWLCLNPKEGEDRALAREVLALIPEYLARPTVLGIGEIGLNRVTRNELATFLDHVELALEHDQLIHIHTPHLEDKYKGTKVIVETLAKDPRIQPHRVMVDHAEEHTADLILEHGFWTGFTLYPKTKASPNRAIDMIEMHGPERICVASACDWGPSDPVAVPEFVLEMRRRGHDEELIRRIVLENPARFLRQSPKFVVPREVGQAVAAD; this comes from the coding sequence ATGAATTACATCGATCTGCACGCCCACATGGTTTCGCGCACCACCGACGATTATCACAAAATGGCCCTGACCGGCTGCCTCGCCGTCACCGAACCTGCTTTCTGGTCGGGCCGCGACCGCCTGGGAGCACAGGCTTTCGCAGACTACTTCGATCACATCACCACTTTCGAGCCTGCCCGCGCCCGGCAGTACGGCATCGCGCACTACGCCTGGCTGTGCCTGAACCCCAAGGAAGGCGAGGACCGCGCCCTCGCGCGCGAGGTGCTGGCGCTGATTCCCGAGTACCTCGCGCGCCCGACGGTGCTGGGCATCGGTGAGATCGGCCTGAACCGCGTGACGCGCAACGAGCTGGCGACCTTCCTCGATCACGTGGAACTGGCCCTCGAACACGACCAGCTGATTCACATTCACACGCCGCACCTGGAAGACAAGTACAAGGGCACCAAGGTGATCGTGGAGACGCTTGCCAAGGACCCCCGCATCCAGCCGCACCGCGTGATGGTCGATCACGCCGAGGAGCATACCGCCGACCTGATCCTGGAGCACGGCTTCTGGACCGGCTTCACGCTTTACCCCAAAACCAAGGCGTCCCCGAACCGCGCCATTGACATGATCGAGATGCACGGCCCCGAGCGCATCTGCGTGGCGAGTGCGTGCGACTGGGGTCCCAGCGACCCGGTGGCCGTCCCCGAGTTCGTGCTGGAGATGCGCCGCCGGGGACACGACGAGGAGCTGATCCGCCGCATCGTCCTGGAAAATCCCGCGCGTTTTCTGCGTCAGTCGCCCAAGTTCGTCGTTCCGCGAGAAGTTGGCCAGGCGGTGGCGGCCGACTGA